CAAATTGCAAGTTTCATCATTTCCACTACTTGTAACTGTTGCAATTGCATATTTTCACTATTTTTGTCAACCATATCAATCAGTTGTTCCTCCTCAGCCTTTTTCATGAAAATTGGGAGCAAATGCATTGACCCCTCTGGCTGATTTCTGTCCAAGTTTTTCCTAGCGCAAACTATTTCCATGACGACAATTCCAAAGCTGTAAACATCTGCCTTCTCCGTGATGACTGAGCTAAACAATTCAGGAGCCATATAACCAGGAGTTCCTCTCATTGTGGTTACCACTTGGCTCTGATCCCTCTCAATCAACTTTGATAACCCAAAATCTGATATCTTTGCATTTAAATCAGCATCTAACAATATGTTTTGGGGTTTGATATCCAAATGGACTATTCTTTGTCTGCAATCTTCATGGAGATAGGACAGCCCCTTTGCTATGTCGAAAATGATCTTCTTTCTTGTTTCCCAGTCCAGAGAAGGTTGCAAAGGATCCTTAAGGAAAATTGATTTGTCCAAGGATCCATTGCACATAAACTCATAGACTAAAAGCCTATGCAATTTTTCAGCGCAGAAACCTACCAGCCTTACCAAGTTGTTATGGTGGATACTTCCTATACTCATCACTTCCGCCAAGAATTCTTTTTTCCCTTGGCCTAAAGCATCCAGGCGCTTCACTGCAATTTTTTCACCCATAGCCATATTGCCTTCAAAAACTGAGCCAAACCCTCCTCCCCCAAGCTTTTTATGAAAATCCTCAGTTGCTATTTTCAGTTCCTCGTAAGTGAATCTTGTAGGCATTCCAGGTAATGCATCAAGTTCATCTTCGATTCCGTCATTGGAATCTTTTTTCTTCCTAAAGAACATGATCCAAGAAAAGCCTACAATTAGAATCAACGGGAGGAGGATTCCTACTGTTAATCCAGTAATTGTTATAGCTTTACGAGAAGATTTTTTTAGGAGAAGCTGTTCCTCCCTCTCCAATATCAGAACCATTTCCAGCTCCCACATCATTAGAAGCTCTAATGAAGACCGATATTTGATCATTTAAATAATGATTACGTGCTAGAGAAAGGGCTGGATTAGGAAATATACAGTCTCCTTCAAGAGAGCTATACCCAGGCTGTTCTCGAAATAGAGCAACTGTGCAAGAACAATTTGTTAAGCATGCTTTTTTACAGCCTTCCATGTCTGCTCTCATTTTCTTACTTCCGTAAGTGACATAATAGACATCTTCAATTGTAAGAAGAGATGGCGAGGATGTGTTTTTGCACgtatttggatagatttgtgAGCATCCTAGTTTTCCATTCGGATTTGGGATTTTATTTTGAACAAATCCCGGAAGGCAAGAGCAAGAGCCACCTCAGCAGACCCCATATTCACCACAGGATGTTGGATATTCACATTCACCTAAGGGTCCTCCCCATATATCAATTGACTCTGAATTATCTCCATAAAGTTTAATATGTCCATCGGGATCCAATTTCATATAAGACATTAATGTATAATTAGTTGGAGAGCTAAAGAACACGTATGGCTTAGGAAGAACACCAATATGCACAGAAACATTAGGAAAACTAGATGTGTTATAGCTTAGTACAAAATCTTGTCTAAGAGTTAAGTACTCAACTGGGACATCAGCCTGGTAATAAGCAGAGAGTCCTTCAGATGTTACAGAGAGGTAGTAGTTTCCCTCAGACATGTTGCTCTTTGAAACACTACCCACTAACTTCTGCCCCTCTACGAGTTTCTGTCCAATAATCAATGTGTCGGTCGGATGATCAAAAGACTGCCAAACTGTCGTATTATCTCTGTCGTAGAGAAAAAGATTTCCTGTCTCCATCATCTTCATGCCTACAATGTCAGATCTGCTAGATGTGTTTGTACTCCAGATCAAACTCCCATCTCTATCTCTCAACTCCAGATTTCCATCCTCCACCAACTGCAAGGTTGCATCTTTACCCACTGGTCTGTTTCTGTTTGCTAACCATGTTGTATTCTTGAAAGACCAAACTTGTTTGCCTGATTCAAAATCGATGAATGCTTCAACTATCCCAACAGCGAAGTAGAATGAATCTTCTCCGATCTCTGGATCAGAATAAAATCCACAGCCAAATCCAATATCATAAGATGAATTTGGTTTCTGATTAGACAGGATAATTTGATCATCATAACTTGAGGTTGAATTGTTAGTCCAAGATGTGGGGAGCTTTGCTGTGGAAGAGTAAAGAATCTGGGCTTGATGGAACTTGGCAACAGATAAAATGACCAAACACTGcaaaaagagaataaaattGAAGGACTGTAAAGCCATTGACGAGATGAGGTGTTTTTTCAGGGAAAGGAAAGCATTAGATTAATTTAGAACTGATTCAGTGGATAAGTATTTAAACTTTGATTGGTTGTTTGTTACAACATTTGACTAAAATGTAACTTGGACTTGTATGCATTGACTCTGTTGACTAGAACTTTTTTTACACGGTGTTGCAAGTATCATCATCAGAAACGAtaatatcaaaaaaaaaaaaaaaaatgaacatcACCAGGAACAAGAAAACCCAGAATCCAAAGGAACTTAAAAcgattgagattgaaatatATATCACACCATTAAATTTAAAGGCAAAGCAAAATTCTGAACATGAATCGCTCGTAACAGAGCTTAATACTTGAAAAGGAGCATAAATCGGGAAAGTGAGAACCTTGGAATGGTAATAATCAGTCATTAATGGCAAGCAATTGAGCAACGCTACACCCACGTTCGTAGCCCCAATCGAAGCTTCAATTTAATTCAGCTGTAGGTCAAGATTCTGGGCCTTTGATGCGGATACAATGTCAGCCATGGTTGCATATCGCCGTCAACGTTTCAGTGGCTGACGGAGGAACAGAACGCGGCGGCCGGCGGCGAAGGAATTGCATTCCTGTGGTGGTTTGTCGTTGGCGGCAGACGTGAACGTTGATCTAATTTTCCATTTCATTTCTGTTTTATGCGATATGTACAGTTTTCACAATCTCAACTTCACTCATTTGATACATAAAAGGATATTTCATCAACAGATGCCACATTTCTCGCTACCTCTACCTCCTGCATAGGTTTAATTTGATTCTTAACTTAAAATTTGAGAAGACAGAATAAAAAAATCAGCtctaatagttttttttaatagctCCTTAGATCAGTAAAACCTTTCCATCCTTTACATTAATAGTTTTTCTCCTCATTttagtgcctcctaacttcattttttaataataatttattattgatatatcTCTCCCCCTTACACTGttggtaatgtaacaataaataataattttaataataaaataataaataagaagtgAATATAAATAGCATTATTGGAGATCATATATGTTAGCTattcttaaatcactaagagtcaattttttatattatttttaaagaattcactaagagtctcttggagatgctcttaacaTAGCCTCAATTTCCCATTCCGAGCCACccgaaaggacgaaaatgcccttacTGATGTTGGGGTGgaaaaacatattttcttttctctttcgaTACGCGGGCGTGATTCCCTCACGCCCGTATATCAggagaggaaaaaaaatatgtttcCAACCTTGTATATTATTGCGGATTAGTGGTTTATTGTGGATTATAGTTATtaactttttagttttaaatataaataattaacattacaattaattaatatacatGCAATATTACATATATTTGCaaatgtgttaaaaaataataagttCTAGTATATTACAACATATATCAGTTCGCTCGGTGCCACTCGTCCATAAACTGCTCTATATCAGTTCTAACAGGTGGAGCCTGCTCAGTGATGTGTGCCAAACGGCTAATCCATTGCAGAAAATAAATATTAGAAAACAAACATATATAaaccaataataaataaataaaataataataaacctaCATATTCGTTGTTAGAGCGAGAATGGTGGATCAGCGCATCCCGAGGGGCACGAAGCAGACGAGGATGTGAATATCTTCGCATACTTCGTATATTGtgaaatatgcgaagtcaggcaaaaggaagaaagaataaatattaaaaaatttctaagtgttatatatatatatatattaagttattttggaaaagtcacacaaaaatagtTTAGATATGTAGTACGTTGAGTAAGTGagctaaatatataaatgagtcgtcatttgacccagttttgtaatttttccaaaaaacaACTCTTAAACAAGGTTAACGTGATATTTAATGTTCCATTACTCCCATTTATCTCTATTAACTCCCTTCCAAATAAGAGTTTAGTCCTAGATTTTAATACAATTAGAAACAAAATCCAGATACAATTAAAATGGGtgaattacacccatggccactgaactatattcattttcacattaggatcattgaacttcaattcttctcGGTATGACCATTGAAGTTTGCAATTTGTTACACCAGTTTGACCAACCTTTTTCAACTGTTGACTCCCCTTTTAACCGGCTATCTCTATTCTTTCACCATTCTAAAACCTAAAATTCTCATCTTACccttcctttctctttctctttctctttctttctctttttctctgtGTTTTCTCACTCATCCCTTTCTTTGTGTCTCTTTCTCTATGGCTTACAATTGCTTCATTCTCGATTTCGATCCTTCTGATCCAATTAATCATTGTATCTCCAATCTTTCTTTGTTCTTTGATGATGAAGTCTCCATCGTTTCCGAGAAAGgtcagatttttctttctttctactatTCTATGAATTCGATTTGGGGGTTTTAAATTTAGGTTTTTGTTTTTGAGCAGGTGGTTTGCAGAGATTACCCACATACGAGGCATATGGATTTACTTAATGTGACACGATTGACCTTTTGAATTCACCTAAGGGAGCAAGAGAACATttatacaaattaaaatatatcagtAAATAGGCTCAATATATTAGTCTAAATCAAAATTTGAGTTAAATATCACAGTTAAACAAGAAATCACTACCCACTTCACTGCAAATACTTTTGATCTGGTTTAGCCTTCTCTCGCAAAATGATCCAAACCAAAACCTCCTTATGTTGTCCAAACTTTTTTGGGAAATAAACCTCCAGTGGCTTTTTCTAGTTTCTAATTTATGAGAAAATCTCTAATTAGGCGTTAAACAACATCATCCAATTTaaaccaaatccaattctaTTTCGGACTGCTTAAACTAATAAATATATGTTTTGTCTAAATAGTTACCTAGTCTGATTAGGAGTAATGAAAAAAAGGCTATATAAAGACATGATCATCCTTAATTATGAAACTACACACATCATTGGAGTTTAAGCCATAAGACAAGATGAAGAAAGTGATTATTGGAATTATCGTTGTTCTTGTTGCGATATTTGTCCTTCAAGGTCTAGCAGCTGCTCTACAAAATAACCAGGCGGATCAGCAAATATGGGCGAGAGGCAAAGCAGCAGCCGGTGATATCTATGAGCAGCTTTCGAGCCCAAAAGTTATAAATTGCTTGGCAGATATAAAGATGGAAAAAAGTTGCCCAAATCAGATTGTTCATTCTTATTTTTCACAAAAATTCCACCAAATTTCAGCCGGATGCTGCCATACAATTGCAGATATTAATGATTGTGTTGCTCTACCAAATTTCAAGAATAATTCTTCTCCCTATGGTCGTAGTTTGAAGGGGTGTTGCTCTACCCATGCTACTTCTGCATAATCTAGAAGTTTTTAGGGTTTGATTCATTTTAGGTATCGATTATCTTTACTGTAATTGTTCCATTTTTCCCAATTATCTGTTAATTATTTGTTATTAGTTCTTGGCAGATTCCATTTTCCCACATTcgtttaataataatatatgtcAGACCGTATGAAGCTCACTGATAGAATCTCAGATTTGTACGAAAATAGCAACTGACAGGATCTTCCAATGCTGGCTAGTCCGTTGCACCAACGCATCCGAAATATGCATGGAAATGGCTCTAaacatgatttatgtttttagaGACCTGCGAGCAACGGCCTCTTAtgagataagaaacaaaagtgaAATATAATAAACTCTCTTATTTATGATATTAAGGTACAAGTATTTATACTACTAATTACAATATTGATTTACTATTCTACCCTTAATATATTAATACATTAACACCCCCTCCTCAAACTGGAGGCTGTGAGGAAACGAGACCCAGTTTgggaagaaagaaatgaagCGCCGCTGCAGATAAAGGTTTAGTGAGTAGATCAGCGAGTTGAAGTTTAGTAGAAATATGTGGAGTGGACAGAAATCCGGAAGTAATATGATCACGAACAAGATGACAATCGATATCCAAGTGTTTAGTTCGTTCATGAAAGACCGGATTAGATGCAATATGAATAGCGGCTTGACTGTCACAATGTAGCTGTACAGGTAAGGGAAGCGAAATTTGAAATTCGCGGAATAAATATGAGATCCATTTGAGTTCACAACTGGTGGTTGTCATACTGCGATATTCGGCTTCAGCGGAAGATTTACTAACAGTAGGTTGCTTCTTTGCCTTCCAAGAAATAAGAGCATTcccaaaaaaaatacaataaccaCCAATGGATCTTCGTGTTTCTTTACACCGACCCCAATCAGCGTCGCAATAAGCCGTGAGTCGAAAATCTGAATTAACTTCATAAAATAAACCATAATGAAGCGTGCCTTTGAGGTAGCGCAAAAGATAGAACAATGCCTCAAGGTGATTAGAACAACGTTGGTGCATAAACTGACTAAGCTGTTGAACAGCAAAACCAATGTCGGGGCGAgtgaaatttaaataaagtacTCTTCCAACAAGCTTGCGATACTGATCGGGAGCGTGAATAGGAGTGCTAAGAGCGGGGTCCAAATTAGTGCAAGATTGCATTGGACAAGGAGAGGAATGAGCGGAAGCTAATCCTGTATGAGAAAGCAAGTCagaaatatatttttgttgGGATAGAAAAATTCCCATTTTATTTCGAGCAAGTTCAATGCCCAGGAAATATTTAGCAGGGCCTAGGTCTTTAATAGTAAAAAGAGAGTGTAAATGATCTTTGACGTGACAAATAACATCCTCGGAATTACTCGAaatgagtatatcatcaacgtaAATGATGAGGATGATAAAAATGTCAGGTTTGGTATACGTGAATAAGCAATGATCACAAGATGCTTGAGTAAAACCAAATGCGAGAATTTTAGATGTAAATTCTTTATTCCATTGTCGACCCGCTTGTTTAAGACCGTAAAGAGATTTACGGAGTTTACAAACCTGACCAGGTTTAGTATTTTGATAACCCTTTGGAGGGTGAAGATAAATGTCTTCATCCACAGAACCATGAAGATAAGCATTATTTATGTCAATTTGGTGAATAGGCCAAGCTTTGGCAGCCGCAATGGCAATCATGAAGCGAACGGTAACGACTTTTGCAACCGGAGAAAAACTCTCCAAATAATCGATACCTTGAATTTGATTATAACCACGGGCTACTAAACGAGTTTTGTAACGGTCAACTGAACCATCAGGTTTATGTTTAATACGAAAAATCCATCGAGTAGAAATAGCCTTCTTACCATGAGGTAAAGAAGTAATGTCCCATGTATCATTGTGTTCTAATGCTTTTAATTCAACAtccatggcttgaagccattgAGGGGAAGAAGCTGCCTGTTTGTAATTGGTAGGTTCCGTGCATGTATTAATAGTAGAAATAAAGGCGGAATGTAAAGGACTGAATGGGGGTAAAATGGGAATGGAGGCAGAAGATACATGACACGAAGAAGTAGGAGAGTGTGTAGAAAAGTCTTGAAGCCAAGATGGGAGAGGTCGTCCAAAACGAGAATTAAGTTGATGAGGTGGAAGTGTATTTGGAACAGAAGTAGAGGAAATGGAAACAAGTGGTGTAGTGGAAATATGATTGTTAGGGACTGAAATGGGGGTAATGGAGGTGCTTATTGGAATAGGTAAAGAGGATTCCTCAAGAGTTTGAGTGATGGGAGATGAACTCGAATTAGGAGAATGAAAAGGAGATGAGTGAGATTGAGTATGATTAAGTGGGGTAGAAATAGGAACATCATTAGAGAGAATAGGGGAGGAATTAGTTGGAACATGAATTGCTGGGGAAGAAGTAACAATAGGTATTGTGGAATGAAGTATATTTGTTATAGGAAAGATGGAATTGGATGGGGAAGCCGTAGCTTTATAATCAGAAGCGTGAGAAGTGTATGGAAAATGACTTTCGTTAAACACTACATCATGAGAAATCATGATTTTATTTGTATTAAGATTGTAAATCTTATATGCTTTATGGTCAGAAGCATAACCAACAAAAATACCGGGAAATGCCCGAGGATCCAACTTATCACGAGAAGGGTGTAAATTAGAAAAGAAACAATGACAAcaaaaaactttaagaaatgAGTAATTGGGAGATTTGCCATGTAATTTTTCATAAGGTGATTTCCAATCCAGTAAAGGAGTTGGAAGTATATTAATGATATATGTTGCAGTTAGAAGTGCTTCGCCCCAAAAAATCTTAGGAAGCAACGCATGAAATAGTAATGCACGTGTGATTTCGAGCAAATGTTTGTGTTTACGTTCAACAatgccattttgttgaggtgtatatACAGATGATTTTTGATGAAAAATGCCCCTATTTTTGAACAAATCTTGACAAGTGTGATTAAGAAATTCAGTGCCATGATCAGTtcgaatttgtttaatttttgtgTTAAATTGATTTTCAATCAACAAACTGAATGATTCAATGGCAGAAAAAACATGAGTTTTATCACATAGCAGTATAGTCCAAGTAGCACGTGTATAGTTATCCACAATGGATAAAAAATAGTTTGCCATAGGGCAAACATTACATGGTATATTGTTGGAAACAGAAGAAATAACAAAAATATGTGCTAATTTTGCTGCTGAAGCATGGCCTAAGCGATGATGCCACAAAAATACAGAATCATTGTTAATAACAACATTAGTAAGTGGTAATGTCAATGAAAGAGATGGAACAATGTACTCTTTATTACAAACATAGCGAGTTGTTATGGCAGGATCAAAAGATTGAGATGTGAGGTAATATAGACCTCCTTGAAAAAACCCAACAGCAATAACAGTATCAGAATGACGGGCCTGAAATAAgcaaaaattgggaaaaaaaaccCGAAGCACAATATTAGAATCATGTGTTAAACGTCCAACAGAGAATAAGTTGTGAGTAAAAGTAGGTATGTGTAAAACGTCCTTTAGTATGAATTCAGGACGAATGACAATAGAACCAATatgtgtaattttatttttagatccATCTGGTAAATGAACCCAATTATTTGCATTAATAGAGTTAATGTGAGTAAAAAGACTAAGCTTATTACTCATATGAGATGTAGCACCAGTATCAATTATCCAAACGGATAATGGAGTAGTAGTAGAATGTGATGTAGAAGAGGTACCTGCGAAACCAGAAAAGTTTGCCAAAGGCATATGAGAAGTGGATTGTTGGTCATCTCCATATTGTTTTGAATTGTTGTTCTTCGTCACTCTTTGAACTTCAGATTGAACCATTTGAGCAAAGCCATGAGGCATGGGAAAGTTGGAAGCACCAGTTTCTGTGTTCTCAAAATCAGATCCTTCAAGAGGTGTATCAGCTGAAGCACAATGAGCACGAGGCTTAGGattattattcttcttcttcttgaattccTGAAACCACTCAGGATAACCATGCAATTTAAAACATGATTCCTTCTCATGCCCAGATTTGTTACAATGAGTACAAAACCGATCAGCTTTGTTACTAGAATCTCGTTTCTGACCATGAGTATGAGGAGAAGTAGTAGGATAGATGTCTTAGAAGCAAGAGCTGGAATCTCCAATGAGGCATGGTCAGAAGTAACCTCTTTTTGTTTTTCCACATTTTGTAACATAGAGTATGCTTTATGCAAATTGGGTAAAGGATCCATCAACAACATTTGATGCTTCATATGAGAATATTCAGAATGTAATCCCATAAGGAATTGTACAAGCTGATCAGTATTGTGAGATTCATGTGCCTTTTGTGTAGCAAAACAAGTGCAAATATGTGATGCTTCACAAGAACAGACAAATATAGGGCATAAGTAAGCTAACTCGTCCCAAAATCTTTTGAGCTGAGTAAAATAGAGAGCAATTGATAAAGTACCCTGACGAAATTCATTAATCTCACGTTTTAATTTGTAAATCAGCGGACCATTGGAACCTCCAAACCGCTGTTCAAGTTCTTTCCATAATGCTCTTGCAGaggaagaaaatatgaaagcaTCTGCTAGTTCCTTAGTAATAGAATTCAGAATCCATGACATAACCATACAATCAGCGCTCTGCCACTGATGATAATCAGGTGGAGTTTGGGAAGGGGTAAATTCATCACATAACACAAAATTCAGTTTTTCCTTAGTAGATAGAGCTAAGATCATAGCTCTTCGCCATGTAACATAGTTATTGCCATTCAAAGACATGGTAACCAGAATAGTACCAGGATTATCAGCTATAGTTAGCTGTAAAGACAAGGCATAATCATCTTGAACATTCGAAGAACGATGAGTATGAGTATTGATATTGCGAAAACGCTCAGTGTTCATGTTATGAATTGGTGTAGGAGACGGAAAATGATCATGTGAAGTGGAGTGGTGTACCTGAGAATATGAAGGAGACGTCTGTGATCTACTGACTGGCGGAGTTAAACGAGGAATTTTGGAGGTAGCATCAAGCATTTGTGCCTGACCAAAAGTTACATGTTGTTTTGATTTCGTAttagcagaagcattagagacGGGCTCAGGAAGAAATAACGTTGGTGGATTCACTGGTGATTTAGCCAGCATGGATGGAGTTGGAGAAGAATCAGATGATACAGAATCTACTTCAAAGTCAACAAATCCTGGTTTAGCCATTACAATGAATAAAACTGAGTGAGAACAGAGGAGGAATTGCAGGTTATCGCCTAAACCAGATGAAATAAACGCAGATCACCAGAACACCAGAGTAAACACCACACACTTCACTGATTGAAAACCAGAGTTAACAGTTGCATATGATTGAAAATTGCAACAACTGGAAAAAGAATGAAGAAGTTCTGAATCGAAATTTCAGAAAACCGCAAAACCACTGGAAGAAGATGACCGATGAACTGAAAACGTAAGAACTGAAAATAGAAAAGTCTGTAATCGCAAGAATCAGATGGCCGGAGGTTCGATTAACTGGAGAAAGAAGGAGAAAACCAGTGCAAATCTCCGAAAATAAAAGATAGAACAAATCGCTGTTGTTGTGAGATTTAACTActgagagaaaaagagaaaaatgagTTCCCAAGGCAGGAAAGGCGGAAGGATTGGGCTGTGGCAACTGTTGAGAACGGTGTAATTTGTTGTATGTGCAGAGATGATTTCATTCTCGAAACCACGCACAAGATGTAGCGACTCTCCCAAGATACGATACACACAGCATGATTTAGGGAAAAGTAACTGCTTCCATCgcattcaattcaatttagagATAGGAATGTAAAATTACAGAATAAGTCCAACAAAAATAATGAATTTTTAGTGGAACTGagagtaaaaaaaaacttttgctctgataccatatgagataagaaacaaaattgaaatataATAAACTCTCTTATTTATGATATTAAGGTACAAGTATTTATACTACTAATTACAATATTGATTTACTATTCTACCCTTAATATATTAATACATTAACACATCTTCACGGTAAAGTTACTCTATCACTCGCTACGTGCTCCTCCGACTTTGCCTTTGGTTTTTCAGTCAATTTGGAAACCTTTCATTCAGCCGTCACACTCCATGGTCTGCTGGCGTGCTTACTGGGGCTCTTTACCAACTCATGCCGCGCTCCGTGCTAGAGGTCTGCTTCTAATTTCTCGTTTCCGATCTGTTTAACGGCTTATGAGACGAGTGACCACTTGCTTGTTCATTGCCCCTTTGCTTCCCAAATCTGGTTCAGCATATCAGCTTTATTTGGTAGAAGACTTGTACTTGATTCTTCTCTATAGACCCTCTTGCAACACGCCTTCTCCCACAAGTTCAGCTCGCAAGTCCTTTCCCTCTGGCAGGCTGCGCTTGTCAATGCTGTTTGGACGATCTGGTCTGTAAGAAATGCTGCTATTTTTTAGAACAAGCCTCCAAACATTCATGAGGCATTACGCTTTCTTTGGTCTGCTATTCGTAGCTCTGATAGAATCAACAAGGGTTCGGTATGGAACTCTATTGTGGAGTTGCCAATTCTCCATAATCTTGGGTTAAACGCTCGACGTCATAGGGCCCCTCGAATCATTGAAGTTAAATGGCAACCCCCTCCGTCTGATTGGATTAAAGCGAACACTGATGCCTCCGTGATCTCGGGTAGAGCTGGTTGCGGTGTGATTTTTCGAAATAGTAT
The sequence above is drawn from the Euphorbia lathyris chromosome 6, ddEupLath1.1, whole genome shotgun sequence genome and encodes:
- the LOC136232824 gene encoding EP1-like glycoprotein 4 produces the protein MALQSFNFILFLQCLVILSVAKFHQAQILYSSTAKLPTSWTNNSTSSYDDQIILSNQKPNSSYDIGFGCGFYSDPEIGEDSFYFAVGIVEAFIDFESGKQVWSFKNTTWLANRNRPVGKDATLQLVEDGNLELRDRDGSLIWSTNTSSRSDIVGMKMMETGNLFLYDRDNTTVWQSFDHPTDTLIIGQKLVEGQKLVGSVSKSNMSEGNYYLSVTSEGLSAYYQADVPVEYLTLRQDFVLSYNTSSFPNVSVHIGVLPKPYVFFSSPTNYTLMSYMKLDPDGHIKLYGDNSESIDIWGGPLGECEYPTSCGEYGVC
- the LOC136232823 gene encoding G-type lectin S-receptor-like serine/threonine-protein kinase SD2-5, translating into MIKYRSSLELLMMWELEMVLILEREEQLLLKKSSRKAITITGLTVGILLPLILIVGFSWIMFFRKKKDSNDGIEDELDALPGMPTRFTYEELKIATEDFHKKLGGGGFGSVFEGNMAMGEKIAVKRLDALGQGKKEFLAEVMSIGSIHHNNLVRLVGFCAEKLHRLLVYEFMCNGSLDKSIFLKDPLQPSLDWETRKKIIFDIAKGLSYLHEDCRQRIVHLDIKPQNILLDADLNAKISDFGLSKLIERDQSQVVTTMRGTPGYMAPELFSSVITEKADVYSFGIVVMEIVCARKNLDRNQPEGSMHLLPIFMKKAEEEQLIDMVDKNSENMQLQQLQVVEMMKLAIWCLQCDYTRRPSMPMVVKALEGAMEVETDLNYNTIPNPTTMAAAATSRGAELAITTPLFPSVLSAPR